A window of Persicobacter psychrovividus genomic DNA:
CCTTGCAAGTCTGGGTGCTGATCAAAAACTTGCTTAATTTTCAAGCTTTCCACTGTATGCTCTACCTCATTAATATTATAAGTTAATACCTGATGCTTGGGTACCCCCTTACTGATGAAAAAATCCTCAAAGCCTGCCTGCTTTTGCTGCATATGGGGTGCATTTTCAAAGGGTTCATCAAAATGGAATATAGCTACCTTTTGGCAATTTCTTCCCAACAATTTATACAACAAACTTCCGGCAATCCTGCCCGACTGAAACAAATCCTGACCCACAAATGGGGTTTGATGTCCATTATCTATATTACAGTTAAATAATATATATGGTATATTATTTTTTTCAATTGACGCTACAAAATCGATAGATTCCTTATTAAAAAATGGCGCAAAAATAATCGCATCATGCTTATTTTCAATCGCGTCATGGCTCATCGTTTTGAATTGTGAAGCATTCAAATTATCGAATTCATAGAAATGAAATTCCAAATTATATACCCTAAGTTCTTTAGAGGCAGACATAAAACCATCTTTAGCCTTCTGCCAGTAAATATCTAAAGTAGCACTCGGAAACAATACCCCCACACTGGTTGGCTTTCCTAATTTCAGAACTTTAGCATTTACATTAGGGCTATAATTGATCTCCCTTAATACCTTTTCAACTTTCAGCCGAGATTTTTCTGACACGTTCCCACGATTATAAATTACCCGATCCACTGTTCCACGAGAAACATTGGCCATTGCTGCTATATCCTTAGATGTGTGTCGCTTTTTCATGGGGTTTGATAAATTGGGCACGTGCACAGATTTAGTTTAAAAAATTGCCTGAACGAACAATTCATTAACAGGCCTTTATACAAATATAATGGGCACGTGCACAAAATCAATAAAAACATGAATATTATTTCACTTTTTATTTAACGCTTCAAATGTATTGCACTAAGAATTGAAAATGCAGATCCTATACTTATTCAAAATAAGCTTGAAATCAATTACAAACCGTCAATAAATAGTTCATGGTCGATTAACAGAAAGCAAGCGCTCTAACCCGCCAGCAGGTCGATTTATTATGTTCATCTTGCCTGAGTATTTTATTGAACTCCCCTTCTTTTTATAGCTAAAGGATGTATATTGATAATATTTCATACCTTATTGCATATCATATATTTATAAGGACTACTAATGGCCATCAGAACAAAATATGGAAAGACCCCATGGGGTGCCGAGTGGTTACAATCACTCGAAAAAGTAGATTTCAGCAACCGACTGCCCCGTGGCCGGTCATACGCCAACCGTGGAATGGTGTCGAGTATTGACATTCACGGAACTCGAGTGATCGCCAAGGTGAAAGGTTCCCGTCCTCGTCCCTATTCGGTGGATATCAAAATTCCGGAATTGCCTGAAAATATTAAAGCAGCACTTGGAGAGAAGCTGGAGCAGGAAAAATTATGGCAGGTGGCTTTGGGCAATCAACAGTTTGCGCCAGAATTTTTGAAATGGCTTAAAGAGATTCAAGGGGTCTTCCCGAAGC
This region includes:
- a CDS encoding LacI family DNA-binding transcriptional regulator; the encoded protein is MKKRHTSKDIAAMANVSRGTVDRVIYNRGNVSEKSRLKVEKVLREINYSPNVNAKVLKLGKPTSVGVLFPSATLDIYWQKAKDGFMSASKELRVYNLEFHFYEFDNLNASQFKTMSHDAIENKHDAIIFAPFFNKESIDFVASIEKNNIPYILFNCNIDNGHQTPFVGQDLFQSGRIAGSLLYKLLGRNCQKVAIFHFDEPFENAPHMQQKQAGFEDFFISKGVPKHQVLTYNINEVEHTVESLKIKQVFDQHPDLQGVFVSTSKAYKIGHYVKKAGLDIRIVGCDLIPSNIDLVREEVIDIVLCQNIFHQAVKASKLLVDKIFSNRMLNEEYHVPVNICFKENIDFFK